A stretch of the Coriobacteriia bacterium genome encodes the following:
- a CDS encoding ATP synthase F0 subunit B, whose product MDLNPINQLDWRVILAAMAIFTLTFLAMRRYYFAPFIEVMERRRAFIEEADRKTAEAEEERERASADSEKMLAEARERAEEIVREAREATETERRRMLGEASARMGETLEAGRRKIAAERDAELANLHSQAVECVRLACAKIVGDVDERRVIDAVDSRIARRQT is encoded by the coding sequence ATGGACCTCAACCCCATCAACCAGCTCGACTGGCGCGTGATCCTCGCCGCCATGGCGATCTTCACGCTCACTTTCCTCGCTATGCGCCGATACTACTTCGCGCCCTTCATCGAGGTCATGGAGCGCCGGCGCGCCTTCATCGAGGAAGCCGACCGCAAGACTGCTGAGGCCGAGGAGGAACGCGAGCGAGCCTCCGCGGACAGCGAGAAGATGCTCGCCGAAGCGCGCGAACGTGCCGAGGAGATCGTGCGCGAGGCGCGCGAGGCGACCGAGACCGAGAGACGAAGGATGCTCGGCGAGGCGAGCGCGCGCATGGGCGAGACCCTCGAGGCCGGGCGCCGGAAGATAGCCGCCGAACGAGACGCCGAACTCGCGAACCTGCACTCTCAGGCGGTCGAATGCGTACGGCTGGCATGCGCGAAGATCGTCGGCGACGTGGACGAGCGGCGTGTCATCGACGCCGTCGACTCCCGCATCGCCCGACGTCAGACGTAA
- a CDS encoding PadR family transcriptional regulator, with the protein MCGQESDCCGHAAHHETGHGPGHGHDHGAACGCRGRTRGVGGQGGGAVIEPAVLAALLRDCGHGYDLRKTIEDLGNGSISVDPGGLYRTLRRLEDDGFVSSSWIESEAGPQRRTYELNAEGRDLARDWIAHLRTRVSASARIADLLEQGLAEGGTGR; encoded by the coding sequence ATGTGCGGACAAGAGAGCGACTGCTGCGGGCACGCCGCGCACCACGAGACCGGGCACGGACCCGGACACGGTCACGACCACGGCGCAGCGTGCGGCTGCCGGGGCCGCACGCGCGGTGTGGGCGGCCAGGGCGGCGGCGCCGTGATCGAGCCCGCCGTGCTCGCTGCCCTGCTGCGCGACTGCGGCCACGGCTACGACCTGCGCAAGACCATCGAGGACCTCGGCAACGGCTCTATCAGCGTCGACCCGGGCGGACTCTACCGGACGCTGCGCAGGCTCGAGGATGATGGTTTCGTGAGTTCGTCATGGATCGAGAGCGAGGCAGGTCCGCAGCGCCGCACGTACGAACTGAACGCGGAAGGGCGTGACCTGGCTCGCGATTGGATCGCGCATCTTCGTACCCGAGTGAGCGCGTCGGCGCGGATCGCCGACCTGCTCGAGCAGGGACTCGCCGAAGGAGGCACCGGACGATGA
- the atpE gene encoding ATP synthase F0 subunit C, which yields MEAVIAGGVVVLPIVVGATAASVAMRWISVSAIEGMTRQPEIAPQLFTAMLIGMALVEALCIYTLVVTLVMAGKM from the coding sequence ATGGAGGCGGTCATAGCCGGAGGAGTCGTGGTCCTGCCCATCGTGGTCGGTGCCACCGCCGCATCCGTCGCGATGCGCTGGATCTCGGTGTCGGCGATCGAAGGCATGACCCGGCAACCCGAGATCGCTCCACAGCTGTTCACGGCCATGCTCATCGGGATGGCCCTGGTCGAGGCGCTGTGCATCTACACGCTGGTCGTGACGCTGGTGATGGCGGGGAAGATGTGA
- a CDS encoding quinate 5-dehydrogenase, giving the protein MDAIKEVVSISIGSSKRDHEVEIELLGESFRIRREGTDGDMERAAARFAELDGKVDAFGLGGVDLYLRADGHDYWFRDGRRITRAVKRTPVLDGSGLKGAVEASVPRYLREELGIELRGKKVLMTSAVDRWGMAEGLRDAGCELVFGDLLYALGIPVLIKRWTSLRVLARILMPAVALMPFAWLYPLGSDQEKPVQTGKHEDMYRWADIIAGDYQYVRKYMPEDMRGKWVITNTTTAADVDFLRSRGIELLVTSTPRLQGRSFGTNVIEATMVALKGAKGQLSTPEYAQLLADVGFKPDVLRLQETG; this is encoded by the coding sequence GTGGACGCCATCAAAGAGGTCGTGAGCATCAGCATCGGCTCCTCGAAGCGCGATCACGAGGTCGAGATCGAGCTTCTGGGAGAGAGCTTCCGCATCCGCAGGGAGGGCACCGACGGCGACATGGAGCGCGCGGCCGCGCGTTTCGCGGAGCTCGACGGGAAGGTCGACGCTTTCGGGCTCGGCGGCGTCGACCTCTACCTGCGCGCCGACGGCCACGATTACTGGTTCCGTGACGGCCGTCGCATCACGCGCGCCGTCAAGCGCACGCCGGTCCTCGACGGATCGGGCCTCAAGGGCGCCGTCGAGGCGTCGGTCCCGCGATACCTGCGCGAGGAGCTCGGTATCGAACTGCGCGGCAAGAAGGTCCTCATGACGTCGGCGGTCGACCGGTGGGGCATGGCCGAGGGCCTTCGCGACGCCGGGTGCGAACTCGTCTTCGGAGACCTTCTCTACGCCCTCGGCATACCGGTCCTCATCAAGCGCTGGACGTCGCTGCGCGTGCTCGCGCGCATACTCATGCCCGCGGTGGCGCTGATGCCGTTCGCGTGGCTCTACCCGCTCGGTTCCGACCAGGAGAAGCCGGTGCAGACGGGTAAGCACGAGGACATGTACCGGTGGGCGGACATCATCGCGGGCGACTACCAGTACGTGCGCAAGTACATGCCGGAGGACATGCGCGGGAAGTGGGTCATCACGAACACGACCACCGCGGCGGATGTCGACTTCCTTCGTTCGCGCGGCATCGAACTGCTCGTGACGAGCACGCCGCGACTGCAGGGCCGTTCTTTCGGCACGAACGTCATCGAGGCCACGATGGTCGCGCTCAAGGGCGCGAAAGGACAGCTCTCGACGCCGGAGTACGCGCAACTGCTCGCCGATGTCGGCTTCAAGCCGGACGTGCTGCGGCTGCAGGAGACCGGCTGA
- a CDS encoding response regulator transcription factor, with protein MPRTILVADDNPKIVEVLTAYLTADGFEVVTAADGAAAEAAVAKRVPDLALLDIMMPGVDGIELTKRFQREHGLPVILITARSDEIDRLIGLEVGADDYISKPFSPREVVARVKAVLRRAEHTGAIGGAVLRIGTLEVDPDARRVTIDGAPVDLTRTEFDVLATLAARPGRVYTRMQLMEAAQGDAFEGYERTIDAHVKNLRRKIGDDPRSPRFVQTVFGVGYKLEERP; from the coding sequence ATGCCACGCACCATCCTCGTCGCCGACGACAACCCGAAGATCGTCGAGGTCCTCACGGCGTATCTGACCGCCGACGGGTTCGAGGTGGTCACGGCGGCCGACGGCGCCGCGGCCGAGGCCGCCGTGGCGAAGCGAGTGCCGGACCTCGCCCTCCTCGACATCATGATGCCGGGCGTCGACGGCATCGAGCTGACGAAGCGGTTCCAGCGTGAGCACGGTCTTCCGGTCATCCTCATCACCGCCCGCAGCGACGAGATCGACCGCCTCATCGGGCTCGAGGTCGGTGCCGACGACTACATCTCGAAGCCCTTCAGCCCGCGCGAGGTAGTGGCGCGCGTCAAGGCGGTGCTGCGCCGCGCGGAACATACCGGGGCGATCGGCGGCGCGGTTCTTCGCATCGGCACGCTCGAGGTCGACCCGGACGCACGCCGCGTGACCATCGACGGCGCGCCCGTCGATCTCACCCGCACCGAGTTCGACGTCCTCGCTACGCTCGCCGCCCGCCCCGGGCGCGTCTACACGCGCATGCAACTCATGGAGGCTGCGCAAGGCGACGCCTTCGAAGGCTACGAGCGCACCATCGACGCCCACGTGAAGAACCTGCGCCGCAAGATCGGCGACGATCCGCGCTCGCCGCGTTTCGTCCAGACGGTGTTCGGAGTGGGTTACAAGTTGGAGGAAAGGCCGTGA
- a CDS encoding FAD-binding and (Fe-S)-binding domain-containing protein, translating to MAVISDRHESALAGIFGDRMRTDRVERKLYSADIGEMPKLVKPFVPAGLAGAVVRPKDEDEIVELVELAGAERLCLVPRGASTSGYGGVLPVEGAVVVDVSGMHAILEVDAERKTARVQPGLVWEDLQRDIEKQGLTLRLYPSSTPSSSVAGWLAQGGAGFGSYEYGMFKDNVVSARVVLPTAEVRVFSGDDLARYIADAEGITGIITEITVMLRELEPEVHRLIAFPDSASIGAALADISSSKLPIWSITFLNPESTRLKKRLPHRHGHPYEEAHEHYEPELPDTYLAVIAYPWSRRPLVNDALSRIVDARGGTELPAEAAEHEWDQRFAPMRLKRIGPSIIPTEVVVPLAELSAVLDEIAAKIGQPFVLEGMVGEGDKVVLLGFIPHDSRTFAFNAAFALSLSVIGIAKRHGGSAYSTGLYFRREAVSVLGEQRVHDLTEFKRLVDPRGIMNPKKVLGKGVIDAIMGAASAFEPLIRPIANASKPPATVKLAEKRGIPADVAYYAYACAQCGYCVHTCEEYSGRGWMSHSPRGKYLYLREVMEGREKFDQRMVDTFLVCTTCEVCNTRCQLQLPVEHSWMEMRGRLVHDEGRMTFPPFEMMAASLRGERDIWAGKAQHRADWVPGDLAKPLADSGPVMYFAGCTASFVNTDVAEASVRLLTDAGYELSYMGDQEACCGIPMKVAGKWDLFEEIYEHNTTEAKKRGAKTIVTSCPACALVWKEMYADLARERGDDFPFEVKHYSELVAPAIADGRLVLDHEVDAKVAFHDSCHMGRAQGVYEPPRDMIKAMPGVELVEMEHNREEGLCCGSVLTLIGEKPIAPVLGGARLQEAIDVGVDKLVALCPCCQVQLRDSALKNGLDIQVDDLARFVAEARGYEIPSSTDHSMYMWGFFDKFIDLMKPEEMAGVMAEIFPQMMDAMPPGMKPMMKAMKHVPGGLAMMSRMMPLLFPLMVDGIMAKVMPDMIEAVGRRIGEMPQDMTDLMPGLLPETMGSLMPNYLPLLIPHITPKMIEYIRAEM from the coding sequence ATGGCTGTCATCTCGGACCGGCACGAGTCGGCACTGGCCGGCATCTTCGGCGACCGTATGCGGACCGATAGGGTCGAACGGAAGCTGTACTCGGCCGACATCGGCGAGATGCCGAAGCTCGTCAAGCCGTTCGTTCCCGCAGGCCTGGCCGGCGCGGTCGTCCGTCCGAAAGACGAAGATGAGATCGTCGAGCTCGTGGAGCTCGCCGGCGCCGAGCGCTTGTGTCTCGTGCCCCGCGGCGCGTCCACCTCCGGCTATGGGGGCGTGCTCCCGGTCGAGGGCGCCGTCGTCGTGGACGTCTCGGGCATGCACGCGATCCTCGAGGTGGACGCCGAGCGCAAGACCGCGCGCGTGCAGCCGGGTCTCGTGTGGGAGGATCTTCAGCGCGACATCGAGAAGCAGGGACTGACCCTGCGTCTGTACCCGTCGTCGACGCCGTCGTCGTCCGTCGCGGGTTGGCTCGCGCAGGGCGGCGCCGGCTTCGGCTCCTACGAGTACGGCATGTTCAAGGACAACGTCGTCTCCGCCCGCGTAGTGCTCCCTACCGCGGAGGTGCGCGTATTCTCCGGAGACGACCTGGCGCGCTACATCGCCGACGCGGAGGGCATCACCGGCATCATCACCGAGATCACGGTCATGCTCCGCGAGCTCGAGCCCGAGGTGCACCGCTTGATCGCGTTCCCGGACTCCGCCTCCATCGGCGCGGCGCTCGCCGACATCTCGTCGAGCAAGCTCCCGATCTGGTCGATCACCTTCCTCAATCCCGAGTCCACCAGGTTGAAGAAGCGGCTCCCGCACCGTCACGGGCATCCCTACGAGGAGGCCCACGAGCACTACGAGCCCGAGCTGCCCGACACGTACCTCGCCGTGATCGCGTACCCGTGGTCGCGCCGGCCTCTCGTCAACGACGCCCTGTCGAGGATCGTCGACGCGCGCGGCGGCACGGAGCTTCCCGCGGAAGCGGCAGAGCACGAGTGGGACCAGCGCTTCGCTCCGATGAGACTCAAGCGGATCGGACCGTCGATCATCCCCACCGAGGTCGTGGTCCCGCTGGCCGAGCTCTCGGCCGTCCTGGACGAGATCGCAGCCAAGATCGGGCAGCCGTTCGTGCTCGAGGGGATGGTGGGCGAGGGCGACAAGGTCGTCCTGCTCGGCTTCATCCCCCACGACAGCCGCACGTTCGCTTTCAACGCGGCCTTCGCGCTCTCTCTTTCCGTGATCGGGATCGCGAAGCGGCACGGCGGTTCCGCGTACTCCACCGGGCTGTACTTCCGCCGGGAGGCGGTCTCCGTGCTCGGAGAGCAGCGGGTCCACGACCTGACGGAGTTCAAGCGCCTGGTCGACCCGCGCGGCATCATGAACCCCAAGAAAGTGCTGGGCAAGGGCGTCATCGACGCGATCATGGGTGCGGCTTCGGCCTTCGAGCCCCTGATCCGCCCCATCGCGAACGCGTCCAAACCGCCCGCGACCGTGAAGCTCGCCGAGAAGCGCGGTATCCCGGCCGACGTCGCGTACTACGCCTACGCCTGCGCGCAGTGCGGCTACTGCGTCCACACGTGCGAGGAGTACTCCGGCCGCGGCTGGATGAGCCACTCGCCGCGCGGCAAGTACCTCTACCTGCGCGAGGTCATGGAGGGGCGCGAGAAGTTCGATCAGAGGATGGTCGACACGTTCCTCGTCTGCACGACGTGCGAGGTCTGCAACACGCGCTGCCAGCTGCAACTGCCGGTCGAGCACTCCTGGATGGAGATGCGCGGACGGCTCGTGCACGACGAGGGGCGCATGACCTTCCCGCCCTTCGAGATGATGGCCGCCTCGCTCCGTGGCGAGCGCGACATCTGGGCGGGCAAGGCTCAGCACCGGGCCGACTGGGTGCCCGGCGACCTCGCGAAGCCGCTCGCCGACTCCGGCCCGGTCATGTACTTCGCGGGGTGCACCGCGAGCTTCGTCAACACCGACGTGGCCGAAGCGAGCGTGCGACTGCTCACCGACGCCGGCTACGAGCTCTCCTACATGGGCGATCAGGAGGCATGCTGCGGCATCCCGATGAAGGTCGCCGGGAAGTGGGACCTCTTCGAGGAGATCTACGAACACAACACCACCGAGGCGAAGAAGCGCGGCGCGAAGACGATCGTGACCTCGTGCCCCGCATGCGCGCTCGTGTGGAAGGAGATGTACGCCGACCTCGCTCGCGAGCGTGGCGACGACTTCCCGTTCGAGGTGAAGCACTACTCCGAACTCGTCGCGCCGGCCATAGCCGACGGTCGGCTCGTGCTCGATCACGAGGTCGACGCGAAGGTCGCGTTCCACGACTCGTGTCACATGGGCCGGGCGCAGGGCGTGTACGAGCCGCCGCGCGACATGATCAAGGCCATGCCGGGAGTCGAGCTCGTCGAGATGGAGCACAACCGCGAAGAAGGGCTCTGTTGCGGTTCCGTGCTCACTCTCATCGGCGAGAAGCCGATCGCGCCGGTCCTCGGCGGGGCGCGGCTCCAGGAAGCGATCGACGTCGGGGTGGACAAGCTGGTGGCGCTCTGCCCGTGTTGCCAGGTGCAGCTGCGCGACTCGGCGCTCAAGAACGGCCTCGACATCCAGGTGGACGACCTCGCGCGCTTCGTCGCGGAGGCGAGAGGCTACGAGATCCCGAGCTCCACGGACCACTCGATGTACATGTGGGGCTTCTTCGACAAGTTCATCGACCTGATGAAGCCCGAGGAGATGGCGGGTGTAATGGCCGAGATCTTCCCGCAGATGATGGATGCGATGCCGCCCGGCATGAAGCCGATGATGAAGGCGATGAAGCACGTTCCCGGCGGACTCGCGATGATGTCGAGGATGATGCCGCTGCTGTTCCCGCTCATGGTCGACGGCATAATGGCGAAGGTCATGCCCGACATGATCGAGGCTGTGGGCCGCCGCATCGGCGAGATGCCTCAGGACATGACGGACCTCATGCCGGGCCTCCTGCCCGAGACGATGGGTTCGCTCATGCCGAATTACCTGCCGCTGCTCATCCCGCACATCACGCCTAAGATGATCGAGTACATACGTGCCGAGATGTAG
- a CDS encoding transcriptional regulator — protein sequence MRGDRVRLYRIGEKVISREKLSRMVSDVLEAREAGATQEEVAVAHGVQRTFVSFLESLGEVRRGPRVALVAFPVANVEAVLDVADECAVDFTLVFSQAEREGLESGPAAKMFNSVLDTLATLRDFDVIVLMASDWRISTVEKILGREVVGIPLGHSPLRADVTVDLDELRELLHDVTAPTGPDRRAQRLAGAVIEKARETAGRWTPSKRS from the coding sequence GTGAGGGGGGACCGCGTGCGGCTCTACCGCATCGGTGAGAAGGTCATCAGCCGCGAGAAGCTCTCGCGCATGGTCTCGGACGTCCTAGAGGCGCGCGAGGCGGGCGCCACGCAGGAGGAGGTCGCGGTCGCCCACGGCGTCCAGCGCACGTTCGTCTCCTTCCTCGAGTCGCTCGGCGAGGTCCGCCGGGGGCCTCGTGTCGCGCTCGTCGCCTTCCCGGTCGCCAACGTCGAGGCGGTCCTGGACGTCGCCGATGAGTGCGCCGTCGACTTCACGCTCGTCTTCTCCCAGGCCGAGCGCGAGGGCCTCGAGAGCGGTCCGGCCGCCAAGATGTTCAACTCCGTACTCGACACGCTCGCGACGCTTCGCGACTTCGACGTCATCGTGCTCATGGCGAGCGATTGGCGCATCAGCACCGTCGAGAAGATCCTCGGCCGCGAGGTCGTCGGCATCCCGCTCGGTCATTCTCCGCTGCGTGCGGACGTGACCGTCGATCTCGACGAGCTGCGCGAGCTGCTCCACGACGTCACCGCCCCCACCGGACCGGACAGGCGCGCGCAGCGCCTCGCCGGCGCCGTCATCGAGAAGGCCCGCGAGACCGCCGGGAGGTGGACGCCATCAAAGAGGTCGTGA
- a CDS encoding HAMP domain-containing sensor histidine kinase, with the protein MKRPLLVQAFLAMLVVALLTVVLSGLITRTLFSSAFQGYLDTLPRPAGQGMGMGRHMMLGGAEQAFLGSVDRGILVGALIAIGLAGVAAWVVAYYLTRPIERLTAATRMLAGGDLTHRVDVGGPGEVAALGEAFNDMADSLAESEELRRRLVADVAHELRNPIASLRAQAEGIAEGVLVADERRLGSLADDTRHLSRLVEDLQELSAAEAGQLRYEMQSTDLAALACGEVDRARVRARATVELRCEADSAIMVDGDEGRLGQVLRNLIDNALRHTETGSVTVSCAATDGHARVEVRDTGEGIPDADLPHIFERFYRADTARACDTGGSGVGLAVSRRIVEDHGGKVFASNASGGGAVVGFEVPLAC; encoded by the coding sequence GTGAAACGGCCGCTGCTCGTCCAGGCTTTCCTCGCGATGCTCGTCGTCGCGCTGCTCACGGTGGTGCTGTCCGGGCTCATCACCCGGACATTGTTCTCGTCCGCCTTCCAAGGCTACCTGGATACCCTGCCGCGGCCCGCCGGCCAAGGCATGGGCATGGGGCGTCACATGATGCTCGGAGGTGCCGAGCAGGCGTTCCTCGGCTCGGTCGACCGCGGGATCCTCGTCGGCGCGCTGATCGCCATCGGGCTGGCCGGCGTGGCGGCATGGGTCGTGGCCTACTACCTCACGCGTCCTATCGAGCGGCTGACCGCCGCGACGCGCATGCTCGCGGGCGGTGATCTGACGCATCGCGTGGACGTGGGCGGTCCTGGCGAGGTGGCCGCGCTCGGCGAAGCGTTCAACGATATGGCCGACTCGCTCGCGGAGTCCGAGGAACTGCGAAGGCGGCTCGTCGCCGATGTCGCGCACGAGCTACGCAATCCGATCGCCTCACTGCGCGCGCAGGCCGAGGGGATCGCCGAGGGTGTTCTCGTCGCGGACGAGCGCAGGCTGGGCTCTCTCGCGGACGACACGCGCCACCTGTCACGCCTCGTGGAGGACCTCCAGGAGCTCTCCGCCGCCGAGGCGGGTCAGCTGCGCTACGAGATGCAGTCGACCGACCTCGCCGCGCTCGCGTGCGGTGAGGTGGATCGTGCCCGTGTCCGCGCTCGCGCGACCGTCGAGCTACGCTGCGAAGCCGACTCCGCCATCATGGTCGACGGCGACGAGGGCCGACTGGGCCAGGTGCTGCGCAACCTCATCGACAACGCCCTGCGACACACGGAGACCGGCAGCGTGACCGTCTCGTGCGCGGCGACCGACGGCCACGCGCGGGTGGAGGTGCGCGATACCGGCGAAGGGATCCCCGACGCCGACCTTCCCCACATCTTCGAGCGTTTCTACCGTGCGGACACCGCTCGGGCATGCGACACCGGCGGCAGCGGTGTGGGCCTGGCCGTGTCGCGGCGCATCGTCGAAGACCACGGCGGCAAGGTCTTCGCCTCGAACGCCTCGGGGGGCGGGGCGGTCGTGGGCTTCGAGGTCCCGCTCGCCTGCTGA
- a CDS encoding cytochrome c maturation protein CcmE codes for MNRRARNRLIGVTAIILVAIAAIFFGSSQGENGGAYYKTVGQVVKDRSLVGKRVKVGGTVVAGSWDKKARPMKFRIREEKKADGPVIAVIYDGAVPATFGDGTVAIVTGIVNEDGTIQAKDMITKCPSKYESAKTALSITDLLASPTSVGKPVKLTGYVVAGSLKTAGDAERFRVQASAMGGKELPVAFDAAMPAGFKDGARVVLGGALGTDGTFDATSVSIAVGGGL; via the coding sequence GTGAACAGGCGGGCCCGCAACAGGCTGATCGGCGTCACTGCCATAATCCTCGTCGCCATCGCGGCGATATTCTTCGGGTCGAGCCAAGGTGAGAACGGCGGCGCCTACTACAAGACGGTCGGACAGGTCGTCAAGGACCGCTCGCTCGTCGGCAAGCGCGTCAAGGTCGGGGGTACCGTCGTCGCGGGCTCGTGGGACAAGAAAGCCCGCCCCATGAAGTTCCGCATCCGCGAGGAGAAGAAGGCCGACGGCCCGGTCATCGCCGTCATCTACGACGGCGCCGTGCCCGCGACGTTCGGCGACGGTACGGTGGCTATCGTCACGGGTATCGTCAACGAGGACGGCACCATCCAGGCGAAGGACATGATCACCAAGTGCCCCTCGAAGTACGAGTCCGCCAAGACGGCGCTGTCCATCACCGACCTGCTCGCCTCGCCCACCAGCGTCGGCAAGCCCGTCAAGCTGACCGGCTACGTCGTCGCGGGTTCGCTCAAGACCGCCGGGGACGCCGAGCGCTTCCGCGTCCAGGCGAGTGCCATGGGCGGCAAGGAACTCCCGGTCGCGTTCGACGCCGCCATGCCGGCCGGCTTCAAGGACGGAGCCAGGGTGGTTCTCGGCGGCGCGCTCGGCACGGACGGCACGTTCGACGCCACGAGCGTCTCGATAGCGGTCGGCGGCGGCCTGTAG
- a CDS encoding FoF1 ATP synthase subunit a, with protein MDTGPAAEATWLIVIVNTALVGAALAGAGRLFGRRRLTEGLPDTWQNAGESVLDFFVNKAREMAPSGQRERAVRVIAPVLAMFFIFIFASNLVMVLPIPRLNAPPTSHFSVTLALALCSVFGTMAIGALFRGPLGAMKHLFWPNPLQWISEITDVMSLSLRLFGNIAGEYMTVVLVTGSVVFGIPLILHMLGLIPAFVQALVFTLLTASFLASAVHSESEGDRPRVIDRAEPGAGATPDMERGA; from the coding sequence ATGGATACCGGTCCGGCCGCAGAGGCCACGTGGCTCATCGTGATCGTCAACACCGCGCTCGTCGGCGCCGCGCTCGCCGGCGCGGGCAGACTATTCGGCAGACGCCGGTTGACCGAGGGCCTGCCGGACACCTGGCAGAACGCCGGCGAATCGGTGCTCGACTTCTTCGTCAACAAGGCGCGGGAGATGGCGCCCTCCGGGCAGCGGGAGCGCGCCGTGAGGGTGATCGCGCCGGTGCTCGCGATGTTCTTCATCTTCATCTTCGCCAGCAACCTGGTGATGGTCCTGCCGATCCCAAGGCTCAACGCGCCGCCCACGAGTCACTTCAGCGTCACCCTCGCGCTCGCGCTGTGCTCCGTCTTCGGCACCATGGCCATCGGCGCACTGTTCCGCGGACCGCTCGGCGCGATGAAGCACCTGTTCTGGCCGAATCCCCTCCAGTGGATCTCGGAGATCACCGACGTGATGTCGCTGTCCTTGCGGCTGTTCGGCAACATCGCCGGCGAGTACATGACCGTCGTGCTCGTGACCGGGTCGGTCGTCTTCGGCATCCCGCTGATCCTGCACATGCTCGGTCTCATCCCGGCGTTCGTGCAAGCGCTCGTCTTCACGCTGCTGACGGCGAGCTTCCTCGCCAGCGCGGTGCACTCGGAGTCGGAGGGCGACCGCCCTCGCGTGATCGACAGGGCGGAGCCGGGCGCCGGCGCCACCCCGGACATGGAAAGGGGGGCGTGA
- a CDS encoding NifB/NifX family molybdenum-iron cluster-binding protein yields the protein MTDTLRIAVPTEGEGGADAPRSAHFGHSGSFTLVDVADGAIVSVSVLENGPHDHGACGSIVDRLAAVGVGAVIAGGMGGGPRAGFAAAGIPVFFDADAPTPGAAVTAYLGGTQETFGDDHQCRGH from the coding sequence ATGACCGACACACTGCGCATAGCCGTTCCTACCGAGGGTGAGGGCGGCGCCGATGCCCCGCGCTCTGCCCATTTCGGGCACTCCGGTTCGTTCACGCTGGTCGACGTCGCCGACGGCGCCATCGTGTCCGTCTCCGTCCTGGAGAACGGGCCACACGATCATGGCGCCTGCGGTTCGATCGTGGACCGGCTCGCTGCCGTCGGCGTCGGGGCGGTCATCGCGGGAGGCATGGGCGGCGGTCCGAGAGCCGGTTTCGCGGCTGCGGGCATCCCGGTGTTCTTCGACGCCGACGCGCCCACGCCGGGCGCGGCCGTGACCGCGTATCTCGGCGGAACGCAGGAGACGTTCGGCGACGACCATCAGTGTCGCGGGCATTAG
- a CDS encoding helix-turn-helix domain-containing protein: MDGLWDVARVAAYLGVTERTVYNKVRASELPAVKVGRLWRVRPSDLEDWLGRTQRRPEASGSTVPGPYPYPEVAGRTSIAAEEGAIPSRADLEAALAGVDEIVERRLRLVSLLAKGVVALGWSAPVVVGGFAVQYYTAGNYGTLDIDLVGASEPVAQVLESWGFVREERHWYDAELKFAVEVPGGQLEPSERERVFGIRIAGIDAYVLGIEDLIIDRLNACMHWNDTESCRWTKVMVVTAPELDLAYLEQRAEAAGVLERLREMLADRP, encoded by the coding sequence ATGGACGGACTCTGGGACGTAGCACGCGTCGCCGCCTACCTGGGCGTGACCGAGCGCACCGTGTACAACAAGGTGCGAGCGAGCGAGCTGCCCGCTGTCAAGGTCGGGCGGCTGTGGCGCGTGCGCCCCTCGGACCTCGAGGACTGGCTAGGCCGCACGCAGCGTCGACCCGAGGCGAGCGGGTCGACCGTTCCGGGACCATATCCCTACCCGGAGGTCGCGGGGCGTACGTCGATCGCCGCCGAGGAAGGCGCGATCCCATCGCGCGCCGATCTCGAGGCCGCGCTCGCGGGCGTCGATGAGATCGTGGAACGCCGGCTGAGGCTCGTCTCGCTACTCGCGAAGGGCGTCGTAGCGCTCGGGTGGAGCGCGCCGGTCGTCGTCGGCGGGTTCGCCGTGCAGTACTACACCGCCGGCAACTACGGCACGCTCGACATCGACCTCGTCGGCGCGTCAGAGCCGGTCGCCCAGGTACTCGAGTCGTGGGGTTTCGTGCGCGAGGAGCGTCACTGGTACGACGCGGAGCTCAAGTTCGCGGTCGAGGTACCGGGTGGTCAGCTGGAGCCGTCCGAACGCGAGCGCGTCTTCGGCATCCGGATCGCCGGGATCGATGCGTACGTCCTCGGCATCGAGGACCTGATCATCGACCGACTGAATGCGTGCATGCACTGGAACGACACCGAGTCATGCCGGTGGACGAAGGTGATGGTCGTGACCGCGCCCGAGCTGGACTTAGCGTACCTGGAGCAGCGCGCAGAGGCCGCAGGCGTGCTCGAGAGGCTGCGAGAGATGCTAGCGGACCGGCCATGA